A window of Chitinophagales bacterium contains these coding sequences:
- a CDS encoding LptF/LptG family permease yields MKKLDILIIRSFIGPFVATFFITILVLLMQFFWLWIDDFVGKGLPVRVLFEFVQYQAAVLVPLALPIAILLSSIMTFGNLGESMELVAIKSSGISLLRFMRPLFVIAVLLSGVAFLFNNFIIPVATLKSKTLLADIVHAKPTFDIQEGVFSHRTEGFAIKVGRKQSDSIIYDVVIYENANNYLQDNFITAKSGILRTSANKRFLEISLYDGWRYEERGTRGDPNTEYIRMGFKEYKKQFDLTNLLFRRTDDSVNKNQFRMLSMRQLGKAMDSIGRQINQVTERTRQEAFVGNSFAKYLDSGFKGPAVKLPDSVKKFEHLIPDSARKYINQTVTSSINSSVLSVGVNAADYEIKSKDLRFHKIEWHRKLTLSIACLVLFLIGAPLGSIIRKGGLGTPLIVAVVLFLFFYFLNNTGEKFVKENVMTSFGGMWLATLVLTPLAFFLIYKAIRDSQLFNKELYFRFWRKIYPLFLPFLALIGRKMKR; encoded by the coding sequence ATCAAAAAGCTGGACATACTCATTATCCGGTCCTTTATCGGACCCTTTGTGGCCACTTTTTTTATCACCATCCTGGTGCTCCTGATGCAATTCTTCTGGCTTTGGATCGATGATTTTGTAGGTAAGGGTTTGCCGGTTCGTGTTCTGTTTGAATTTGTGCAGTATCAGGCCGCCGTTCTTGTTCCCCTTGCTCTTCCGATCGCTATCCTGCTTTCATCGATCATGACCTTTGGGAACCTGGGTGAAAGTATGGAACTGGTAGCCATTAAATCCTCCGGTATCTCGCTGTTGCGTTTCATGCGCCCTTTGTTTGTGATCGCGGTACTGCTTTCGGGTGTTGCCTTTCTTTTCAATAATTTCATTATCCCTGTTGCGACCTTAAAATCCAAGACCCTGCTGGCCGATATCGTTCATGCCAAACCCACTTTTGATATTCAGGAGGGGGTATTCAGTCATCGTACCGAAGGCTTTGCCATCAAAGTGGGCCGAAAACAATCAGACAGCATCATCTACGATGTGGTGATCTATGAGAATGCCAACAATTACCTGCAGGATAATTTCATAACCGCTAAAAGTGGAATTCTTCGGACATCCGCCAATAAACGGTTTTTGGAAATAAGCCTGTACGATGGATGGCGCTATGAAGAACGGGGCACTCGCGGAGACCCCAATACCGAGTATATCCGGATGGGGTTTAAAGAATACAAGAAACAGTTTGACCTGACCAATCTCCTGTTCCGCCGAACCGACGATAGTGTTAACAAGAATCAGTTCAGGATGCTGAGTATGCGACAGCTTGGAAAGGCGATGGATTCCATTGGCCGCCAAATCAACCAGGTTACCGAACGCACCCGGCAGGAAGCTTTTGTTGGTAACAGTTTTGCCAAATACCTTGATTCGGGGTTCAAAGGGCCGGCGGTCAAATTACCGGATAGCGTCAAAAAATTTGAACACCTGATCCCCGATTCCGCACGGAAATATATCAATCAAACGGTCACCAGTTCAATCAATTCCTCCGTGCTTAGTGTGGGAGTAAATGCAGCGGATTATGAGATCAAGAGCAAGGACCTTCGTTTTCACAAGATCGAATGGCACCGCAAATTAACCCTTTCCATTGCCTGTCTTGTGCTGTTTCTGATCGGGGCACCCCTCGGATCGATCATTCGTAAAGGTGGATTGGGTACACCCCTGATCGTGGCCGTAGTGCTCTTTCTTTTCTTTTATTTTCTAAATAATACCGGAGAGAAATTTGTGAAGGAAAATGTGATGACCTCCTTTGGGGGTATGTGGCTGGCCACCCTGGTCCTTACCCCGTTGGCCTTTTTCCTGATCTATAAGGCCATTCGCGATTCTCAACTCTTTAATAAAGAACTTTACTTTCGCTTTTGGCGAAAAATATATCCCCTGTTTCTTCCTTTCCTGGCCCTAATCGGTCGTAAAATGAAACGATAA
- a CDS encoding ATPase — protein MSQKQLYTLEFPVRCSPSILYEFLSTPSGLQEWFADQVDEKEEVFSFSWNGTTDRAQVLEKEQDKFIRFHWTHSDKDEYFEFRIEKSEITNQTILVISDFAEKKEIKDQSMLWDYQVKDLFHRLGN, from the coding sequence ATGAGTCAAAAGCAACTTTATACCTTGGAATTTCCCGTGAGGTGTTCGCCTTCGATACTATACGAATTTCTATCCACTCCCTCTGGATTGCAGGAGTGGTTTGCCGATCAGGTAGATGAAAAGGAAGAGGTATTTAGCTTCTCCTGGAATGGAACAACCGACAGAGCGCAGGTATTGGAAAAAGAACAGGATAAATTCATTCGTTTTCACTGGACCCACTCCGATAAGGACGAATACTTTGAATTCCGCATAGAAAAATCCGAGATCACCAATCAGACCATCCTTGTGATATCTGATTTTGCCGAAAAAAAGGAGATCAAGGATCAAAGCATGCTTTGGGATTACCAGGTGAAAGACCTCTTTCACCGATTGGGCAACTAA